From Etheostoma spectabile isolate EspeVRDwgs_2016 chromosome 19, UIUC_Espe_1.0, whole genome shotgun sequence, the proteins below share one genomic window:
- the LOC116707436 gene encoding transcription factor Sox-8 has translation MLKMTEEHDKCGSDQPCSPSGTNSSMSQDESDSDAPSSPTGSDGQGSLLASLGKKMDSEDDDRFPACIRDAVSQVLKGYDWSLVPMPVRGNGSLKNKPHVKRPMNAFMVWAQAARRKLADQYPHLHNAELSKTLGKLWRLLSESEKRPFVDEAERLRVQHKKDHPDYKYQPRRRKNMKPGQSDSDSGAELAHHMYKAEPGMGGLAGLTDGHHHPEHAGQPHGPPTPPTTPKTDLHHGMKQDLKHEGRRLVDSNRQNIDFSNVDISELSTDVISNMETFDVHEFDQYLPLNGHASGSSSLPSDHSHGQAPAPGGSYTSSYSHAGANGSTWTRKGTMSSSAPSASEVGQHRLHIKTEQLSPSHYSEHSHGSPSHSDYGSYSSQACVTSATSAASAAASFSSSQCDYTDLQSSNYYNPYSGYPSSLYQYPYFHSSRRPYGSPILNSLSMAPAHSPTASSWDQPVYTTLSRP, from the exons ATGTTAAAAATGACAGAGGAGCATGACAAATGTGGCAGCGACCAGCCGTGTAGTCCATCTGGCACAAACAGCTCCATGTCCCAGGACGAGTCCGACTCCGATGCTCCGTCCTCACCAACTGGCTCCGACGGCCAAGGATCCCTGCTCGCCAGTTTGGGCAAGAAAATGGACTCAGAGGATGACGACCGGTTCCCAGCTTGCATACGGGATGCAGTCTCTCAGGTCCTCAAGGGGTACGACTGGTCCTTGGTGCCTATGCCCGTGAGGGGGAATGGATCCCTGAAGAATAAACCTCACGTCAAGAGACCCATGAATGCTTTCATGGTTTGGGCGCAAGCGGCCCGCAGAAAGCTGGCGGATCAGTATCCACACCTGCACAATGCCGAACTGAGCAAGACTCTGGGAAAACTCTGGCG TTTGCTCTCAGAAAGTGAGAAGAGGCCATTTGTAGATGAAGCAGAGAGACTCCGGGTTCAGCACAAGAAAGATCATCCAGACTACAAGTACCAGCCCCGGAGACGGAAGAATATGAAACCAGGCCAGAGCGACTCAGACTCAGGAGCAGAACTGGCACATCACATGTACAAAGCTGAACCAGGGATGGGAGGACTGGCAGGGTTGACTGATGGACACCACCACCCTGAACATGCAG GGCAGCCCCATGGTCCCCCTACACCACCCACTACTCCCAAAACAGACCTGCACCATGGGATGAAGCAGGATCTGAAACATGAAGGCCGTCGTCTTGTTGACAGCAACAGGCAAAACATTGACTTCAGCAACGTAGACATCTCTGAGCTAAGCACTGATGTCATCAGCAACATGGAGACCTTCGATGTGCACGAGTTTGACCAGTACCTCCCCCTCAACGGCCATGCCTCGGGCTCTTCCAGCCTGCCGTCAGACCACAGCCACGGGCAGGCTCCCGCCCCTGGTGGCTCTTACACTTCCTCATACAGCCATGCAGGTGCCAACGGTTCAACATGGACCCGCAAGGGCACCATGTCCTCTTCTGCTCCCTCCGCCAGCGAGGTGGGCCAGCACCGGCTCCATATTAAAACAGAGCAACTGAGCCCCAGCCACTACAGCGAGCACTCCCACGGGTCACCCTCACACTCTGATTACGGCTCCTACAGTAGCCAAGCCTGTGTCACCTCGGCCACATCAGCTGCCTCGGCTGCAGCCTCTTTCTCCAGCTCCCAGTGTGACTATACTGATCTCCAGAGCTCCAACTATTACAACCCTTACTCCGGCTACCCCTCTAGCCTCTACCAGTACCCCTACTTTCACTCATCCAGGCGGCCCTACGGCAGCCCGATCCTTAACAGTCTGTCCATGGCTCCTGCCCACAGCCCCACCGCCTCAAGCTGGGACCAGCCCGTCTACACCACGCTCTCTCGACCCTGA